A genomic stretch from Hemicordylus capensis ecotype Gifberg chromosome 1, rHemCap1.1.pri, whole genome shotgun sequence includes:
- the ACP2 gene encoding LOW QUALITY PROTEIN: lysosomal acid phosphatase (The sequence of the model RefSeq protein was modified relative to this genomic sequence to represent the inferred CDS: inserted 1 base in 1 codon; substituted 2 bases at 2 genomic stop codons), producing MEGRSKRRSCCAIVRFPLLLSLTLGLALPLAQGRSLRFVTLLYRHGDRSPVKAYPRDPYQESAWPQGFGQLSQEGMQQHWDLGQALQRRYDGFLNASYNRQEIFIRSTDFDRTLMSAEANLAALYPREGQQLLKFPLSHCPCYEQLQNETRQTAEYINKTIQNTQFLKMVANMTGIQEISLESVWSIXDTLFCENTHKLPLPKXATPAVMTRLKELKDFGYEFIFGLHKRVDKARLQGGVLLSQIRTHLIHATNTSVPQRFKMLMYSAHDTTLVALQMALDVYNGKQPPYASCQIFELYQEDDGNFSVEMSFRNESGKEPYPLXLPHCEQRCPLLKFLQLTEPVISQDWEKECQISSIMKDTEITIVLAVCGSILFLLTVLLLPVLFRTKSKPPGYRHVSDEGEEQP from the exons ATGGAGGGCAGAAGCAAGCGCCGGAGCTGCTGTGCAATCGTCCGATTTCCACTGCTGCTGAGTCTCACCCTCGGGCTAGCCCTGCCACTCGCCCAGGGCCGGAGCCTCCGTTTTGTTACCTTG TTATATCGCCATGGAGATCGGTCCCCAGTGAAGGCATACCCTCGAGATCCCTATCAGGAAAGTGCCTGGCCACAGGGGTTTGGACAGCTTTCTCAG GAAGGGATGCAGCAACATTGGGACCTGGGCCAAGCTCTTCAAAGGCGTTATGATGGGTTCCTCAATGCTTCCTACAATAGGCAGGAG ATCTTCATCCGCAGCACAGATTTTGATCGGACCCTGATGAGTGCTGAGGCCAATCTGGCAGCACTGTATCCCCGAGAAGGGCAGCAG CTCCTGAAGTTTCCATTATCCCATTGTCCCTGTTATGAACAATTGCAGAATGAGACCCGGCAGACAGCAGAGTATATAAATAAAACCATCCAGAATACG CAATTCCTGAAGATGGTGGCAAACATGACAGGTATCCAGGAAATTTCCCTTGAGTCTGTCTGGAGCATATAGGACACACTCTTCTGTGAG AACACACACAAACTGCCACTTCCAA CGGCCACTCCTGCTGTGATGACTCGGCTAAAGGAGTTGAAAGATTTTGGCTATGAATTTATTTTTGGGCTTCACAAACGGGTAGACAAAGCTCGTCTGCAGGGTG GGGTCCTTTTGTCTCAAATAAGAACACACCTTATACATGCTACAAACACTTCTGTACCCCAGCGCTTTAAAATGCTTATGTATTCAGCA CATGATACCACTCTTGTGGCACTGCAGATGGCTCTGGATGTTTACAATGGGAAGCAACCACCCTATGCCTCATGTCAAATCTTTGAGCTGTACCAAGAGGATGACGG TAATTTTTCTGTGGAGATGTCCTTTCGGAATGAGAGCGGGAAAGAGCCTTACCCACTATAGCTGCCTCACTGTGAACAGCGGTGCCCTCTGCTGAAATTTCTGCAACTCACAGAGCCTGTTATTTCACAAGACTGGGAAAAGGAATGCCAGATATCAAGCATTATGAAAGATACAG AAATTACTATTGTTTTGGCTGTCTGTGGATCTATCCTCTTTCTGCTTACCGTCCTGCTCCTGCCAGTCCTCTTCCGTACCAAGTCCAAGCCTCCTGGCTACCGGCATGTTTCTGATGAAGGAGAGGAACAACCTTGA